tttctccacgtctttcctgaaatatggtgcccagaactggacgcaatactccagctgaggcctaattggcacagagtagagtagaagaattactcCTCGTGTCTTACTcttgagtcggagtaagaaatcctccagctctccattattttgaaataataactcgcagtgtagacacgctctgtTATTTTCGAATAACgttcgttattctgaaataatgctgctgtgtcgACATAGCCCTCCagaatctcttagggtatgtctacactacaaagttaattcaaactaacagccgttagttcaaattaactttgataggcgctacactagcgaaccgctaatttgaacttaattcgaactagcggagcgcttaattcgaactaggtaaacctcattccacgaggactaatgccttgtttgaattaactagtttgaattaagggctgtgtagccacttaattcgaactagtgggaggctagccctccccagctttccctggtggccactctggccaacaccagggaaactcttctgccccctcccagcctcggagcccttaaaggggcacgggtggGCTACAGTGTTTgtaccagttgcaagcctgccagcacccagccagcagaccctacacctggcacaagatgagccagccaccctctgccacccagccatccccctcttcccgggatcagactggcagctcacaggagcctgcccggggccgcaagaggcgggcgcccgcttggtcaagtgcggagatcgtggacctcatcgaggtttggcgggaagcctccaatgtccacaatctccgcactagccacaggaacgcggctgtctacggccgcatggctgacagcctggccgccagaggccaccagcagacccgggagcaggtccgctacaAAATTAAGAACCTGTGGCAGGCCtcctcccgggcctgccagccaggggccgacccagaggcatgcccccaatttcaggccctggactgcatcctgggggctcacgccatccctggcccccgggtggtgatcgaccctggagcagagggccccatcccggacacggaggaggaggagcaggaggacgccgagagccaggagcctgcccaggacccacgaggcaccccacagagcacgcctgtgtcgtccgaggccggggaggcctccacatgtgtgtaccatcatgctccccttatgtgtacggagggttgtggggggagagggagcccagggaccgtgcgcctgggccttgcccaccatggagcagcaggtgggtgtcatgcaggggccctggccttgcagaggggggctgggttgcacccaccttgtccccagggagaattgaccgctgctcttgtttcaccacagccgcagcacctgggactgcagggcgcaccaccccgcctgcaacagccacccgcacccgggccagcaggcctACCAGGAACGAGGAGGACTACCAACGGCGGCACCtgcggttcctggatcaccagctccgcacccaggaccactgggtccaggaggaccttcggcagcgccagcagagcttggaggcgctggaggagcagggccgtgccctcagaggccacctccagaccctggtggacaggttcctgcctcttcctgctctggctcctacagctgccccagctctcgctcctcctcccacccctgctcctcttgctcctgctgcccctgctcctcctgcccctgctgcccctcccacttcctccgcaccccctgtccctcctgccccaccctccacacccgttcccccccgacgcccccgcacccgcagtgctgcgagacgggagagccaaccggacccccaagcctgagctttccctacccttcctccctttcctccccttccagctccctcctcccaggtttccccctcccctcttccaccctcattcctccctccccccaccccagttatgtaaaataaaaagagaattttgttggcaaaaaaggTGTGACATTAggaaagggggtgagggaggggaatggggggagggtggaagaaggccccagtggggcatgcagggagatttcagtcctcctcctccacatggaagctctcccgcagggcttcccggatccagacggccccccactgggcttcccaaatggcagcggtgcggggctgagcgtagtgtccagccatgcgctcGGCCTCAGCCATTCAGGCTggtaggaaagcctcccccttcctattgcacaaattgtgcagcacacaacatgctgccaccatgggagggatattgtgctctgcAAGGTcgagacaggtgaggaggcatctaaatcgggctttcagtcgcccgaaggccccctcaatgatgatgcgggccctggtcagcctggcattgaaggcctggcgggatgggttgaggtgccccgtgtagggcttcatgagccagggctgtagggggtaggccacatcccccaccaggcacatggtcatgtccacgtccctgaccctgatttagtggttggggaagaaggtcccggcctgcagcctctggcacatggaggagttccagTACACCTGtgcatcatgtgccttgccggaccagcccacattaatgtccgtgaactggccccggtggtcacacacggcctgcaggagcacggagaagtaccccttgcggttcacgtactgggaggcctggtgttccggggcatggatggggatgtgcgtcccgtcgatggcccccccgcagttggggaagccgagggcaccgaacccccggatgacagtgtctgggtcggcgaggtggaccaccctgcatagcagcacccggttgatggccttgaccacctgcagagagacacagcaaagtgcgaatcactggggcgccagggtggctgggagtgttcgtgccctggcagtgccctgcgccccactcccggaagcagccccactcccggaagcaaccccacccccgggcggcgtgtagtacggccgggacagaccgacccccctggtgtggggcactttcacctcctccccccgttttccctgggtcggcccatcccctccttgcagctccccttcccccccggcccagtggccggcgaatgctgtacctgcatgagcaccgctccgacggtggatctccccacgccgaactggttcccgacggatcggtagcatTCCGGCAtggagagtttccagagggcgatggcctcacacttctggagggggatggcgggcctcatgcgagtgtcccttctgcgcagagcaggggcgagccactcgcagagttccaggaagatgtccctcttcatcctgaagttctgggtccactgcctgtctccccagcgctccaggacgatgcggtcccaccagtcggtgctggtgtccagacgccagatgcggcggggcacgccggcgtcCGGGCACTgccacggctcctccacggcccccagggaggccaggcggagaggcagggggctgacgtgcaccaggtggtgccaggcagcctccagccattgctggcaggcttgcagcagcaagtccacaaactgcaccagaaactgcagggcgagctctggctccatgttgccacctgcggcggtgtccccgaagggaagcaccgacacagatgggagcagagaaaaacgctttgctgtcccttgacgaggtaggcaagcaagcggaaaagctgagaactggctgtccagggggggtctctttaagcacaagcctcagatagcctcaggcagcagccacacaaagcaactactgacctgatgccctgccagaaccggtttcagccacccttaagtgatccccagcgtccaatcagtgtggacgcgctagttcgaattagcaaaatgctaattcgaactagttttgaagtctagatgcgctaattcgaattagcttagtttgaattaactaattcgaactaagttagttcgaattagcgctgtagtgtagacataccctgactgattcTGGCTGCACTTCCCTTTGCAGATCCTTATCCTGACCCACTCCAGCCATGGGCTCATTAAGTTATGGGAACTCCTTGTCATCCTCCTCCTGGCTCAGGCCAAGAGAGCTATCCTTACTCCAGGAGGAAGAGGATGTTGGATGGGTAGGAAGAGAGCAGTTGCAACTGTAGGGTCTATTTCCATTTTTTTGCCCAATCATTCTGCGAGTAGAATTCATCCTTTCAGTGTCCACTAATTCTCTTGATGCCTTTGAAGAGCACTAGTGATTTTAAAGCCTCTGCTCAGTTTCTCTGTTTACCTGATTTTTGCCCTGTGATCTTCACTCGTGTCCTTaggcccctccctctctccctcccccacccccatttgttGTCCACCAGCTCCACTGGGAGAGGAACTTTAGCTATGGACAGGTTTAGGTCTACCATCTCTCAGAACTACAGTAGGTACCTATTATTCACCTGGTGGACCAGTCACTAAAGCAAGACAGGCATTTTACAAATAACTTTCACAGCTATTTGCTAACAGAAAAGGAATGTAGAGACTGAGTATTTCTGGGTTGAATTCTGGGTTCTCCGGGGGAGTGTATTCTACTGATCTGTTTCTGTACTCTCTCCTCCTACCCACACCCCCTGCTGGTTCCTATTCCAACGGCCTCTGattttccctcttcttccctgcttccccacactCTGGCTCCTACAAATCTCTAACTCTACCCAATCTATTTCCTTACCTCACTATGTTCCATTATAGCTAGTTCCAATTCCTACTTCTCTTAGCTGTCTGTGTACCAGCAGGgagaacactagggctacgtctagactggcatgattttccgcaaatgcttttgaaaaattttctgttaaaagcatttgcggaaaagagtgtccagattggcacagacgcttttccgcaaaagcactttttgcggaaaagcgtctgtgccaatctagatgcgcttttgcgcaaaacaaatctgagctatctacacttttgcgcaaaaggacttttgctcgaatgggagcagcgtagtatttctgcaggatttcttacatgagatcatcagtgttcttgcagaaattcaagcagccagtgtagacagctggcaagcttttccgcaaaagtagctcCTTTTGCGGAcaaacttgccagtatagacacagcctaggagcatAGAAGATACGGTCCCCTTACTCGAACTTCATGCACCTGGGCCGCAGCAGCCATGATTGCCAGCTGAACCTATTGCAAGGAAAGATCTCCTCAGCCCCTGCACCTCTTGGATGGTGCTTCCTCAGTTGCTCTGAGCAGGTGTCACATTCTCAGCTCAATCAGGAGATGGGCATGATGAAGGGCTGGATCATGTTATGTGTGAATAAAATCTTCAGGGGATTTAACAGCCAAATGCTAACAAATCTTTACAGAGAATGTGCAAACTGtagtatttttttcctttgggatTTACAGTTTAAACAAATTAGGCTGTTGTTCACATGAGCAGCTAAGGCAGATCCCTGAAACAGTGCAAACTTACTGCCAAATTTTAAGTCCCTACTCCAAAGAACGGAAAGTGGCAGAGCTTCTCCAAAAAATAATTATATGAATTTTTTAACCTTGgcaaaacaatatattttccCCATTTCTTCTCCTTGGAAATGGCGGAAACATTTAACCTGAATCAAGCtataaacaagtaaataaattcaATTTGTGGCAGACACACAGCATGGAGAATTTCAGCGCAAAACAGCACCAGTTTGgcaaaattataagcaactgaaaatagggTCTTATAGGGGGAAAGTGCTGTGCAAGCAAAGACCCTAATACCAGCTCTACCTCGAGTTAAtgtttctccttttcttttaCTATCCTCTTTCCCAGTTATCCTTATTTctctcccagcctcactccctgcAGCTTATTGAATCAGCAACTTCCACGTCCAGGCTTAGCTGCAGATGGGGTGTAAGAAatgcagggccagccttaggctgATTCAACCAATTCCTCTGAATTGGACCCCACGCCTAAAGGGGCCCTGCGCCCTGGACCCAGAAGTGTTCCGGGTGTCATGGGCGCGACttaatattcagagccaggggccttgctccagcaatatttggagctggttctctcccccggctctgcctggagcggtccccggcccccacctgccggcccccccgcacgttctcccaccccagccccagagcgtcccccGTGGCCCGGTCCCATCAATGCTGTGCACGGCTCTCAGTGCATCTCCCCCttgccagctcctgctgccatgcGCAGCTTTctcataagccagggcatgatGTGATGTCACAACCCGGGACTTTAAAAGTCTCGGCGCCGCATTGCTGGGCATGGCTTGGCTTCAGGTTCGGAGTCCGGGGCCCaagcgcagactccagccctgcaaaatggaaagcagaaggtaggggaaggggaaaactagggggcgggggtgggagaggaagaggcttgtgcggagggagaggggggagaggaagaggaaggggcttgggcggagggaagtgggagagaggaaggggtttgtggggaggggagaggaaggggcctgtgtggagggggaggggagagaggtagggggcttgtgcggagggggaggggagagaggtaggggggcttgtgcggagggggagggagggagggaaaggaaggggggcctgtggggagggggacagacaaatgacagggggccaagtgcagacaatgaggaaaagggcaggaggggaggtgtcagtgggagggaggacagggtgatgctgggagaggagaaggtaagggcattgggagttagagggaggagggggaagtgctgggagaaggcttaaaagaagaggtgggcatgagaggtggggatggagcaagtcatgtgtgaggacacaggggcaggaggggaacgggggcagagagtggtgagggagtgggcatcagtggaaaaagggggcagtgagggaaggggaaggcaccaggaaggtgcagggctaagggaaggtgcaggtgccaggagattctggggtgaagcagaaggtcagacacctgcaggggagggaccagcaccagaggagagaggcagggcaggtgtgtagagggaggtgttagaagaggggatgaggaggggtagctcacatgatcagagtggggctactggaagaatgggcacaggggggcagagaagggctggtggaggggggcaggttgcaggagggctgagggcagtgagaagggcaggagtcaggacagcagagaaaggtgaggagttgggggggcagcaggcaccaggggatctgatggagcaaggggaggagacatggcagcagagagaaagggtaaaggtttataaaatatttattaataacgtggATGCCACAAttgcacatccaaacaagccactcagtacaggtgcacaacacaaaattcattctgctcatgggaggaaactcttaggctatgactacactggcagcttcttgcgaaagaacatCTTgccaagggttcttgtgcaataagtcttgcgcaagaacacatccacgctgccatgtgtgagctgtgcttttgcgcaagagcatccatggcagtgcggatgctctcttgagcaagaaagctccaatggccattttagccataggggtttcttgcacaagaaatccctgccaagcatccacactgccctcttgtgcaagagagcttacacctgttagaaaagagcgtagctcttgcacaagacaccctctcttactacgccatactgtaaatttccttgcacaatagcaggcgggcagtgtggctgctctttgggttcttgtgcaagtacgcCTATACTTGCGTAAGAAGACAcaagtgtagaaatagccttagaggggacacttcccccagtctctctgcccccgagttaatgtcacacacgttgggttaatgcaattgctggatagttgcatgagggggggttggtgggggccaaactaatccctgttggtaggacgATGGTGGGAAAAATCCTTCGAGaagggtgacatgacaccttttacttctggtcatgtgttcatcttgccccgagcgtgttacctccagaggcctggttaacgggGGCCAGGGAGTGTGGCTAATGAGGATCAGGGTGTGGTTAACGGGAGTCAAGAGGTGTGGCTAacggggcaccaccaaaaattatacaaatctgctgtccctgctgcagggaaggaggagtGCGTCGGCTGCCTGCGCTACAGGAGGTATGAGTTTAGTGCACAGTTTTCCTGTGctgcgggagggagggagtgtgCGTGCATGCATGAGTGCGTGCGTGcaggaggtttttttccccccaaccaaaattgttcgaattgggccccgtgcttcctaaagctggccctgcagAAATGGATGGACTGAGGGGCCATAACTGT
The DNA window shown above is from Pelodiscus sinensis isolate JC-2024 chromosome 2, ASM4963464v1, whole genome shotgun sequence and carries:
- the LOC142827225 gene encoding uncharacterized protein LOC142827225, whose product is MSQPPSATQPSPSSRDQTGSSQEPARGRKRRAPAWSSAEIVDLIEVWREASNVHNLRTSHRNAAVYGRMADSLAARGHQQTREQVRYKIKNLWQASSRACQPGADPEACPQFQALDCILGAHAIPGPRVVIDPGAEGPIPDTEEEEQEDAESQEPAQDPRGTPQSTPVSSEAGEASTSAAPGTAGRTTPPATATRTRASRPTRNEEDYQRRHLRFLDHQLRTQDHWVQEDLRQRQQSLEALEEQGRALRGHLQTLVDRFLPLPALAPTAAPALAPPPTPAPLAPAAPAPPAPAAPPTSSAPPVPPAPPSTPVPPRRPRTRSAARRESQPDPQA